ACGCAGGAACAACCTCAGATTTACGTCGTGCTTGTTTTAAAGCAAACGTAAAGTTAGCAGTAGTTAAAAACACATTACTTGAAAAAGCAATGGAAGCTTCCGAAAGAGATTTTGGAAACCTTCCTTCAGTTTTAAAAGGAAATACATCCGTGATGTATTCTGAAACAGGTAATGTACCAGCTAAGTTAATAAAAACCTTCCGCAAAAAATCAGAGAAACCTTTATTAAAAGGAGCATTTATTGAGGAGTGCGTTTATATTGGCGACAACCAATTAGACATGTTAGTAGATATCAAGTCTAAAGAAGAGTTAATAGGAGAGATTGTTGGATTATTACAATCGCCTGCTAAGAACGTTGTTTCAGCACTTAAATCAAGTGGTGGTAAACTAGCTGGCATATTAAAAACACTATCTGAGAAAGAAGGATAGTATTAAGCAGTACGCACTATATTACAATTATATTACAATTAAAAATTTATTAAAAACGATAGAAAATGGCAGATTTAAAAGATTTCGCAGAAAAATTAGTTAACCTAACAGTAAAAGAAGTAAATGAGTTAGCTACAATATTAAAAGATGAGTATGGTATTGAGCCTGCTGCTGCAGCTGTAGCAGTTGCTGCTGGTCCTGCTGCTGGTGGTGATGATGCTGCTGAAGCTCAAACTGAGTTTACAGTTGTATTAAAAGCTGCTGGTGCATCTAAATTAGGTGTTGTTAAATTAGTTAAAGAATTAACTGGTTTAGGATTAAAAGAAGCTAAAGAATTAGTTGACGGAGCTCCAAGTAATGTAAAAGAAGGCGTTTCTAAAGACGAAGCTGAAGCTTTAAAAGCATCTTTAGAAGAAGCTGGAGCAGAGGTTGAGCTTAAATAAGCTTAGCTACCAAAACACATAAAGGTTTAGGTCTGGAGTTTAACCTTCAAGACCTAAACCATTTTGCGTATATAATAATTAGATACGCCATAACTATTATTTTTTAATCAAAATTCCGTCCATTGATGTTATCAACACAAGCTGAAAGATTAAATTTCTCGTCTATTGTAAATAGAACAGAATATCCAGATTTCTTGGATATTCAGATTAAATCCTTCCAGGATTTTTTCCAATTAGAAACAAAGTCTGAAGAGAGAGGCGATGAAGGTCTATATAATACCTTCATGGAGAACTTTCCCATTACTGATTCTCGTAATCAATTTGTTTTAGAATTTTTAGATTACTTTGTAGATCCTCCACGTTATGCTATTGATGAGTGTATAGAAAGAGGACTTACTTATAGCGTTCCGCTTAAGGCAAGGTTAAAGTTGTATTGTACAGATCCTGAACATGAGGATTTCGAGACCATTGTTCAAGATGTGTACTTAGGAACGATACCTTACATGACGCCAAGTGGTACTTTTGTTATCAATGGTGCAGAACGCGTAGTAGTATCTCAATTACATCGTTCACCAGGGGTGTTCTT
This genomic window from Mariniflexile sp. TRM1-10 contains:
- the rplJ gene encoding 50S ribosomal protein L10, producing the protein MTREEKSQVIEELTAELANNANIYLADISGLNAGTTSDLRRACFKANVKLAVVKNTLLEKAMEASERDFGNLPSVLKGNTSVMYSETGNVPAKLIKTFRKKSEKPLLKGAFIEECVYIGDNQLDMLVDIKSKEELIGEIVGLLQSPAKNVVSALKSSGGKLAGILKTLSEKEG
- the rplL gene encoding 50S ribosomal protein L7/L12, which codes for MADLKDFAEKLVNLTVKEVNELATILKDEYGIEPAAAAVAVAAGPAAGGDDAAEAQTEFTVVLKAAGASKLGVVKLVKELTGLGLKEAKELVDGAPSNVKEGVSKDEAEALKASLEEAGAEVELK